From the Excalfactoria chinensis isolate bCotChi1 chromosome 1, bCotChi1.hap2, whole genome shotgun sequence genome, one window contains:
- the CAPZA3 gene encoding F-actin-capping protein subunit alpha-3, whose protein sequence is MSVGQGLHESEKVSLICRLLHQSPPGEFRQIVQDLCYLLQDDELVNQEAARAGARHNKNNFTPVLVNGITVLLTHYNDLGGNRFFYPQDNFSFEFDHLSGVTSNTHLHRVMLDEGELWRGALHKGLNAYVNCHFPVGNCCVFKKRLGKRQMLVACIEAHQYQPSKHWNSLWKSDWTFALTPVMTRVTGIFVLRLHYFRDANLHVTVKKSVSESLHVIDRNQFVTDFVKFVKAEDSKIHAAILSNLQALSEQTWRKNLRRRLPITRTFMNWNELLNYQHLKTNVSRKEEPPLLLNCTT, encoded by the coding sequence ATGAGtgtggggcaggggctgcatGAGTCAGAGAAGGTGTCCCTCATTTGCAGACTGCTGCACCAGTCTCCTCCAGGGGAGTTCAGGCAGATTGTCCAAGATCTCTGTTATCTGCTCCAAGATGATGAGCTGGTGAATCAGGAGGCTGCCCGCGCTGGGGCCCGTCACAATAAGAACAATTTCACCCCTGTCCTTGTAAATGGGATCACAGTACTACTGACTCATTACAATGACTTAGGGGGAAACCGCTTCTTTTACCCCCAAGACAACTTCTCCTTTGAGTTTGACCATTTGAGTGGGGTAACCAGCAATACCCATTTGCACAGAGTAATGCTAGATGAGGGGGAGCTGTGGAGAGGAGCCCTCCACAAAGGCTTGAATGCCTACGTAAACTGCCATTTTCCTGTAGGGAACTGCTGTGTGTTCAAAAAACGCCTGGGGAAGAGGCAGATGTTAGTGGCCTGCATTGAGGCTCATCAGTACCAGCCTTCAAAACATTGGAACAGCCTTTGGAAGTCTGACTGGACTTTTGCTTTGACTCCAGTTATGACCCGAGTTACAGGGATATTTGTTCTCCGGCTACACTACTTCAGAGATGCTAACCTCCATGTAACTGTCAAGAAGTCTGTAAGTGAGTCTCTGCATGTGATAGACCGAAATCAGTTTGTCACAGATTTCGTGAAGTTTGTGAAAGCCGAAGACAGCAAGATTCATGCTGCCATTCTGTCAAACCTCCAGGCCTTGTCAGAGCAGACATGGAGGAAAAATCTGAGAAGGAGACTCCCTATTACTCGTACTTTCATGAACTGGAATGAATTGTTGAACTATCAGCATCTGAAGACCAATGtttccagaaaagaagaacCACCATTATTACTGAATTGCACTACATGA